In Colletotrichum higginsianum IMI 349063 chromosome 3, whole genome shotgun sequence, a genomic segment contains:
- a CDS encoding Ammonium transporter, with protein MAEVIPVTEFPDYAVDPTGGNPITHDLNAPYDKGDLCWVLVCTILCWQITPAIGFLYAGMHRRKAALTMVLQSLFCASACGLQYWIYGASLYQSRTTNPILGDMSLAAFHNILASPSFANSDVPDILYAAFGFTFVTATAMILAGAMLERGRLWPSMFFLLCWTTFVYYVLAYWEWNPSGWLYKLGLYDFAGSGPVHIASGFGALAWSMMLGPRIDDGDSGGTATEKRRRVPHFKAHNPLLMTLGTVLIWFGWFAFNGASTANLSLRSVYVVVNTNFAACGGGVTWVLLDYLYIKKFSLVGFCSGIISGLVGITPAAGFVLVYVSPVVGMITAVCCFYTVRYQHLLRVDDGLDIFAIHGVGGYVGDVLTGFFAHKMVPALDGVSGDTYAGGWWNGNFRQMGLQLAGATTCAAWSFFVSCILLFAINRIPGMHLRASEEDEMRGLDFAYIEEAFSDYDDGSLLIHNGQVVDTGAPASFSKSS; from the exons ATGGCGGAAGTCATCCCGGTGACGGAGTTTCCAGACTATGCCGTCGACCCGACGGGCGGCAACCCCATCACACATGATCTCAATGCACCATACGATAAG GGCGACCTCTGCTGGGTCCTCGTGTGTACCATCCTGTGCTGGCAGATCACGCCGGCCATCGGCTTCCTCTACGCCGGGATGCACCGGAGGAAGGCCGCGTTGACAATGGTCCTGCAATCCCTCTTTTGCGCTTCTGCCTGCGGCCTGCAGTATTGGATATACGGTGCCTCGCTCTACCAGTCCCGGACCACGAACCCGATCCTCGGCGACATGTCGCTTGCGGCATTCCACAACATCCTGGCCTCCCCTTCCTTTGCCAACAGCGATGTTCCGGATATCCTCT ATGCTGCTTTCGGCTTCACTTTtgtgacggcgacggccatgatCTTGGCCGGTGCCATGCTTGAGCGCGGCCGCCTTTGGCCGAGCATGTTCTTCCTTCTCTGCTGGACGACCTTCGTCTACTACGT CCTGGCCTACTGGGAATGGAACCCCAGCGGCTGGCTCTACAAGCTGGGCCTCTACGACTTCGCCGGATCCGGCCCCGTGCACATCGCCAGCGGCTTCGGGGCTCTCGCCTGGTCCATGATGCTGGGCCCAcgcatcgacgacggcgacagcggcggcaccgcgacggagaagaggaggcgcGTCCCGCACTTCAAGGCGCACAACCCGCTCCTCATGACCCTCGGGACCGTCCTGATCTGGTTCGGATGGTTCGCCTTCAACGGCGCCAGCACGGCGAACCTCAGCCTGCGGTCCGTCTACGTTGTCGTGAACACCAACTTCGCCGCctgcggtggcggcgtcaCCTGGGTCCTGCTGGACTACCTCTACATCAAGAAGTTTAGCCTGGTTGGCTTCTGCTCCGGCATCATCTCAGGCTTGGTCGGGATCACTCCGGCAGCCGGGTTCG TTCTCGTTTACGTGTCACCGGTGGTCGGTATGATCACCGCCGTCTGCTGCTTCTACACGGTCCGCTACCAGCACCTCCtccgcgtcgacgacggcctcgacatcttcgcgatccacggcgtcggcggctacgtcggcgacgtcctgACCGGCTTCTTCGCCCACAAGATGGTCCCGGCCCTCGACGGGGTCAGCGGCGACACGTACGCGGGCGGCTGGTGGAACGGCAACTTCAGGCAGATGGGCCTGCAGCTGGCCGGCGCGACGACCTGCGCCGCCTGGTCCTTTTTCGTCTCGTGCATCCTGCTGTTCGCCATCAACAGGATCCCCGGGATGCACCTGCGCGCgagcgaggaggacgagatgCGCGGCCTCGACTTTGCGTACATCGAGGAGGCCTTCTCGgactacgacgacggcagcttGCTGATCCACAACGGCCAGGTCGTGGACACGGGAGCTCCGGCGAGCTTTTCCAAGAGTTCGTAG
- a CDS encoding C6 zinc finger domain containing protein codes for MRADDRFVYLCCALRTLFKTETRHRHHPLFHALPSDRAEFNGTAEEAQVFRQNQNRPQPPVEIGLKCDETRPACQQCSRKGIKCGGFAQGLRWSFKHQPVLQDLTFEDFNAAQGSSKRPAAEHVPEGRSPAERRSSGSSDTSSARDRYSISSSSSSSRTSAREEAERQGNGNDTTVDRRSDDGLEDMSRITVEEPPISPRRTPANTLVRPPDPSSSSSTTNDQRQRQRQQRQRQRQQQHQHHHQNQNQNQLAPYSLTPGLADTSSAFVINWFEQVCPAWSGFDSNTNLNRKIAIDLWRTSATVCSSLESMSAAFLASRLPSMRQSALRLMQRATDFIQAELQVVKARPDHRAVPTGLLFSLFCLGTTVCWIDSRLYGLPFLREARSLIRRLNAQSAAAAAFSTANQDMLSFFNKSLAYCEMLLSVVRDDEPLDQQADDHPESQLQVTDERSPHPWTGVSTLTTRLFAQCIRLCRTARHRLRQAAMDPQKYFSNALQDLIGAQRLEEQLLELDFPSESPEVDTGDSSTPVSHLARVAEAYRLSSLLHLYQTFPDLVSLRLPAESPMTESGSVPWDEWIIPLALRLVKVLEHIPATSGTRVIQPLLYISASTGLRHDAPAASDMFAAFGSLQQDLMGGTGSNMVSPPPLFDSHNLSLYISQMADAPAREGPMSNMTLDVGSARHFVMRRLSILESSLPPTPVVVAKELVQSIWRAYDGDIGSPTVHWIDVMEDNDLRSMFG; via the exons ATGAGGGCCGATGACCG GTTTGTGTATTTGTGTTGCGCCCTACGCACGCTCTTCAAAACAGAGACAAGACACCGCCACCATCCACTTTTCCACGCTCTCCCATCCGACCGAGCAGAGTTCAATGGTACCGCCGAAGAAGCCCAGGTCTTCCGCCAAAACCAGAACCGGCCTCAGCCCCCGGTCGAGATCGGG TTGAAATGTGACGAGACGCGGCCCGCGTGCCAACAGTGCTCGCGCAAGGGAATCAAGTGCGGAGGATTCGCGCAGGGCCTGAGGTGGTCGTTCAAGCACCAGCCCGTCCTCCAAGACCTGACGTTTGAAGACTTCAACGCCGCGCAGGGCTCATCGAAGCGGCCCGCCGCTGAACATGTGCCCGAGGGCCGGTCTCCTGCCGAGAGACGGAGTTCCGGCTCGTCCGATACCAGTTCTGCGAGAGACCGGTactcgatctcgtcgtcctcgtcgtcttccaggACCTCCGCCCGAGAAGAGGCAGAAAGACAGGGCAATGGGAACGACACCACGGTAGATCGGAGgagcgacgacggcctcgaggacatGTCACGGATAACAGTCGAAGAGCCGCCCATCTCGCCTCGGCGTACACCCGCAAACACATTGGTGCGACCACCGGAtccctcatcatcatcatcaacaacgaacgaccaacgccaacgccaacgccaacaacgccaacgccaacgccaacaacagcaccagcaccaccaccagaaccagaaccagaaccaACTCGCCCCCTACTCTCTGACgcccggcctcgccgacacctcgtcggccttcGTCATCAACTGGTTCGAACAGGTCTGCCCGGCGTGGTCCGGCTTCGACTCCAACACGAACCTCAACCGCAAGATCGCCATCGACCTGTGGcgcacctcggcgacggtgtgCAGCTCCCTCGAGAGCATGTCGGCCGCGTTCCTCGCCTCGCGCCTCCCCAGCATGCGGCAGTCGGCCCTGCGGCTCATGCAGCGGGCGACCGACTTCATCCAGGCCGAGCTGCAGGTCGTCAAGGCCCGCCCCGACCACCGCGCCGTCCCGAccggcctcctcttctcgcTCTTCTGCCTCGGCACCACCGTCTGCTGGATCGACTCGCGCCTCTACGGCCTGCCCTTCCTCCGCGAGGCCCGGTCCCTCATCCGCCGGCTCAACGCCcagtcggccgccgccgccgccttctcgacCGCCAACCAGGACATGCTGTCCTTCTTCAACAAGAGCCTGGCGTACTGCGAGATGCTCCTGTCCGTGgtccgcgacgacgagcccctCGACCAGCAGGCCGACGACCACCCGGAGTCCCAGCTCCAGGTCACGGACGAGCGCTCGCCCCATCCGTGGACGGGGGTGTCGACCCTCACGACGCGCCTCTTTGCCCAGTGCATCCGCCTCTGCCGGACGGCCCGCCACCGTCTGCGGCAGGCCGCCATGGACCCCCAAAAGTACTTTTCCAACGCGTTGCAGGACCTGATCGGCGCCCAGCGTCTCGAGGAGCAGCTGCTGGAGCTCGACTTCCCCTCGGAGAGCCCCGAGGTCGACACGGGCGACAGCTCGACCCCCGTCTCCCACctcgcccgcgtcgccgaggcgtACAGGCTCTCGTCCCTGCTGCACCTGTACCAGACGTTCCCCGACCTGGTCTCGCTCCGGCTCCCCGCCGAGTCGCCCATGACCGAGAGCGGCTCGGTGCCGTGGGACGAGTGGATCATCCCCCTGGCCCTTCGGCTGGTCAAGGTGCTCGAGCACATCCCGGCCACGTCGGGCACCCGCGTCATCCAGCCGCTGCTGTACATCTCGGCGAGCACGGGGCTGAGGCACgacgcgccggcggcctcggacaTGTTCGCCGCCTTCGGCTCCCTCCAGCAGGACCTGATGGGCGGCACCGGCTCCAACATGGTcagcccgccgcccctgTTCGACTCGCACAACCTCTCGCTGTACATCAGCCAGATGGCGGACGCGCCGGCGCGGGAGGGCCCCATGTCGAACATGaccctcgacgtcggcagcGCCCGGCACTTCGTCATGAGGCGCCTGAGCATCCTGGAGAGCAGCCTGCCCCCGACGCCCGTCGTGGTGGCCAAGGAGCTTGTCCAGTCCATCTGGAGGGCGTacgacggcgacatcggGTCGCCGACGGTTCACTGGATCGATGTCATGGAAGATAACGACTTGCGATCAATGTTTGGATAG
- a CDS encoding NUDIX domain-containing protein, whose product MGSQAEIKARSKSYLPIINKVDNVPLDFDFNTLYKLMLPNDTRAHGFMLEQTVERLPWTADFQVYHDERRVRLLDTAADGEADPGRAYTAAFQRVVDAAIASDAFPTLNKLHSEHFRILGANHFVSIERFPAPLFGISSRGAHMTAYVRTAEGGIKIWVPRRSAHLFTFPGLLDTTVAGGVKAEDSPFDCIVAEAAEEASLPADFVRDKALAVGAVTYVSMNRQKGTFFPTVLYVYDIELPESIKPEPGDDEVSGFELMTVDEVVDAMLEERFKPNCVLVMLDFFIRHNIITPDNNDEYLDIVTRLRRHLPVPTSKGH is encoded by the exons ATGGGTTCCCAGGCCGAGATAAAGGCCAGGTCAAAGAGCTACCtgcccatcatcaacaaggTCGACAA TGTCCCCCTGGACTTTGATTTTAACACGCTCTACAAGCTCATGCTTCCCAATGACACCAGGGCGCATGGCTTCATGCTCGAGCAGACTGTCGAGCGTCTCCCCTGGACCGCGGACTTCCAAGTCTACCACGACGAGCGCAGGGTGCGCCTCCTCGACAccgcggccgacggcgaggcggaCCCCGGCAGAGCCTACACGGCGGCGTTCcagcgcgtcgtcgacgccgccatcgcctccgACGCGTTCCCGACGCTGAACAAGCTGCACAGCGAGCATTTCCGCATCCTCGGCGCCAACCACTTCGTCTCCATCGAGCGGTTCCCCGCGCCGCTGTTCGGCATCTCGTCCCGCGGCGCCCACATGACGGCCTACGTGAGGACGGCCGAGGGGGGTATCAAGATCTGGGTGCCGAGGCGGAGCGCCCACCTGTTCACGTTCCCCGGCCTGCTCGACACGAccgtcgcgggcggcgtcaaggccgaggactCGCCGTTCGACtgcatcgtcgccgaggccgccgaggaagcgTCGCTGCCGGCGGACTTTGTCCGGGAcaaggccctcgccgtcggcgccgtgacGTACGTGAGCATGAACCGCCAGAAGGGCACCTTCTTCCCGACGGTCCTCTACGTCTACGACATCGAGCTGCCGGAGTCCATCAAGCCGgagcccggcgacgacgaggtctcGGGCTTCGAGCTCATGACTGTCGATGAGGTCGTagacgccatgctggaggAGCGGTTCAAGCCCAACTGCGTGCTCGTGATGCTCGACTTCTTCATCCGCCACAACATCATCACGCCGGATAACAACGACGAGTACTTGGACATCGTTACGAGGCTGCGGCGTCACCTGCCTGTACCCACGAGCAAGGGGCATTAA
- a CDS encoding EC14 protein has translation MHFTKLIIAVLLPLLAAADEHHGCRCNTGDEICLSRACNGYTEAGVFFKKPRGHEDTVFSQVKEGYCYAVYNNGQGFFTFHGLGGREWRAQCEEHCGGGSTCL, from the exons ATGCATTTCACCAAGCTTATCATCGCAGTCCTCCTGCCCCTCCT cgccgccgctgacGAGCACCACGGCTGCAGGTGCAATACGGGCGACGAAATATGCCTCAGCCGGGCCTGCAACGGCTACACCGAAGCCGGTGTCTTCTTCAAGAAGCCAAGGGGTCACGAGGACACCGTCTTTTCTCAGGTTAAAGAGGGT TATTGCTACGCCGTCTACAACAATGGGCAAGGGTTCTTCACCTttcacggcctcggcggcagaGAGTGGCGGGCGCAGTGCGAGGAGCACTGCGGAGGCGGCTCCACCTGCTTGTAG
- a CDS encoding Membrane protein yields MSLKNKEIVTGAYQRIFGDLDASAVDDYMSDDFVQHNPTIADGPAGVKELLQKLVSQGVKKQKIEFKHVVAEGDTVVLHTRYEMAGHEWRFIDIYRLENDKLVEHWDAMIQWPDTRANNNPMF; encoded by the coding sequence ATGAGCCTAAAGAACAAAGAGATCGTCACTGGCGCTTACCAACGAATCTTTGGTGATTTGGATGCCTCGGCAGTGGACGACTACATGAGCGATGATTTCGTTCAACACAACCCAACAATTGCCGATGGCCCTGCGGGAGTAAAAGAGCTTTTACAAAAGCTCGTCTCGCAGGGAGTCAAGAAACAAAAGATCGAGTTCAAGCATGTGGTCGCGGAGGGCGATACTGTCGTTCTCCATACACGCTACGAAATGGCAGGGCACGAGTGGAGATTTATCGACATCTACCGCCTCGAGAACGACAAATTGGTCGAGCACTGGGATGCAATGATCCAATGGCCTGACACGCGCGCAAACAACAATCCGATGTTCTAG
- a CDS encoding Mannosyl transferase yields MLQPINITTGGYQAVTTILGIVAFTGGLVYLISALVDSRKVFQRFNRAPSFSHQQQAEKPDVKTEKGPSYVNSFPPSQRATLAELGPQYADVTEVDLAASRKPILKLDADYRTAGPDEFNFSGFSVADIKSLGDFPDYATLSGVPLPSPLENFDIDKAVPRPYRPFRWAYHQTMCKDRIAERRDLYAKNGEGVLAALPGSELACKELAEMVFQFICARYPKQFQRDGSVLVNRILGTTTDLSETEPLIALLDNVPEDFGVMIRDPETGRYVLRAGVVCSSVGWKISEKMGLGLPGIHKAVPDYKEKMEFSMDRFFTKMTTNKPIQRGSWGLEMGQPLFLPSDHPGFAHRECQDPDLRPEDVYLRVDWQTLRRLPLSGAVVFNFKALFTPLTDFKDEPYIPSLLLKVLNEGKENIIKYKGTWHVEHVAKPTLRAYEEYQVENDLIERDWDVHTLPEAPFFRGWERKWTVE; encoded by the exons ATGTTGCAACCCATTAATATTACTACTGGAGGCTACCAGGCCGTCACCACCATCCTCGGTATCGTCGCCTTCACAGGTGGTCTCGTCTATCTCATCAGTGCTCTTGTCGACAGCCGCAAGGTCTTTCAGAGATTCAACCGCGCCCCTTCGTTCAgccaccagcagcaggccgagaaACCTGACGTGAAGACCGAGAAGGGGCCGAGTTATGTGAACTCGTTCCCGCCATCCCAGCGAGCCACACTCGCCGAGCTGGGACCCCAATATGCCGACGTCACTGAGGTAGACCTCGCCGCATCTCGGAAGCCCATCCTGAAGCTGGACGCCGACTACCGCACCGCGGGTCCCGACGAATTCAACTTCAGCGGCTTCAgcgtcgccgacatcaagTCTCTCGGCGACTTCCCCGACTACGCGACGCTCTCTGGCGTTCCTTTGCCATCGCCTCTAGAGAACTTTGACATTGACAAAGCCGTCCCGCGTCCGTATCGGCCGTTCCGATGGGCTTACCACCAGACCATGTGTAA GGACCGCATCGCCGAGCGCCGGGATCTGTACGCCAAGAACGGCGAGGGTGTCCTCGCAGCCTTGCCGGGCTCCGAGCTCGCCTGCAAAGAGCTGGCGGAGATGGTCTTCCAGTTCATCTGCGCGCGGTACCCCAAGCAGTTCCAGCGCGACGGCAGCGTGCTGGTCAACAGGATACTGGGGACCACGACCGACCTCTCAGAGACCGAGCCACTGATTGCGCTGCTGGACAACGTGCCCGAGGACTTTGGCGTCATGATCCGCGATCCCGAGACCGGGCGCTACGTGCTGCGGGCCGGCGTGGTGTGCTCGTCCGTCGGCTGGAAGATCAGCGAGAAGATGGGCCTGGGACTTCCCGGCATACACAAGGCCGTCCCGGACTacaaggagaagatggagTTCAGCATGGACCG GTTCTTCAccaagatgacgacgaacaAGCCGATTCAAAGGGGGTCGTGGGGCCTCGAGATGGGCCAGCCTCTGTTTCTGCCGTCGGACCACCCCGGGTTCGCCCATCGCGAGTGCCAGGACCCCGATCTGAGGCCGGAGGACGTCTACCTGCGGGTCGACTGGCAGaccctccgccgcctcccgctgtccggcgccgtcgtcttcaacTTCAAGGCCCTGTTTACCCCGCTGACGGACTTCAAAGACGAGCCGTACATTCCTTCTTTGTTGCTCAAGGTTCTCAACGAAGGCAAAGAAAACATCATCAAGTACAAGGGAACATGGCATGTGGAGCACGTGGCGAAGCCGACGTTGAGGGCGTACGAGGAGTATCAGGTCGAAAACGACCTTATCGAGAGGGACTGGGACGTACATACCTTGCCCGAGGCTCCCTTTTTCAGGGGATGGGAGAGAAAGTGGACTGTGGAGTGA